One segment of Pseudomonas sp. FP2196 DNA contains the following:
- a CDS encoding YkgJ family cysteine cluster protein, whose amino-acid sequence MMKPNLIAAAEIDRLDTWAKYSAPMCGSCMSSCCTLPVEVKIKDLVRIGVVDEFELGDPPKNIAKRLQKEGLVERFNQKSGIFTLQRMSNNDCYYLDRKSRLCTIYDKRPDTCRNHPKIGPRPGYCAYKPKEVERVQNFRAIERF is encoded by the coding sequence ATGATGAAGCCCAACCTGATTGCCGCCGCCGAGATCGATCGTCTCGATACGTGGGCCAAATATTCGGCCCCGATGTGCGGCTCTTGCATGTCCAGCTGCTGCACGCTGCCGGTCGAGGTGAAGATCAAGGATCTGGTGCGCATCGGCGTGGTCGATGAATTCGAGCTGGGCGATCCGCCGAAGAACATCGCCAAGCGCCTGCAAAAGGAAGGGCTGGTCGAGCGCTTCAATCAGAAGTCGGGCATCTTCACCCTCCAGCGCATGAGCAACAACGATTGCTACTACCTGGATCGTAAGAGCCGCCTGTGCACCATTTATGACAAGCGCCCGGACACCTGCCGCAACCACCCGAAGATCGGCCCACGGCCGGGATATTGTGCGTACAAGCCGAAGGAAGTGGAGCGGGTGCAGAATTTCCGGGCAATCGAGCGCTTTTAA